A region of Saccharomyces mikatae IFO 1815 strain IFO1815 genome assembly, chromosome: 12 DNA encodes the following proteins:
- the SMKI12G0210 gene encoding alpha/beta fold hydrolase, whose amino-acid sequence MLNIIAKFHKIQVQDGVKVWYREAGSAENPTILLLHGFPTSSNMFRNLIPLLSTHFLVIAPDLPGFGFTETPDNYMFSFDTLSESVGYFLGALRIKKCCIYIFDYGSPVGFRLALKHPSKITGIITQNGNAYEEGLDDRFWGPLKKYWKSYQNDPVFIEALVSYVRDPANVISQYHDGVADIESVDPAGYTLDIALIQRSGQTDIQVK is encoded by the coding sequence ATGTTAAATATCATTGCAAAATTCCACAAAATTCAAGTTCAAGACGGTGTGAAGGTTTGGTATCGTGAAGCAGGATCAGCAGAAAACCCTACGATTTTATTGCTACATGGGTTCCCCACCTCCTCCAACATGTTCAGGAACCTCATTCCTTTATTAAGTACACACTTCCTCGTTATTGCCCCAGATCTACCTGGGTTTGGATTTACAGAGACACCTGACAACTATATGTTCAGCTTTGACACTCTAAGTGAGAGTGTCGGATATTTTCTAGGTGCTTTGAGGATCAAAAAGTGttgtatttatatatttgattATGGCTCTCCTGTAGGCTTCCGATTAGCTTTGAAGCACCCTTCTAAAATTACAGGTATTATTACCCAGAATGGTAATGCTTACGAAGAGGGCCTCGATGACCGATTTTGGGGtcctttgaagaaatattgGAAGTCGTATCAGAATGATCCGGTGTTTATTGAAGCTCTTGTTTCGTACGTTAGAGATCCGGCAAATGTTATTTCTCAGTACCATGACGGAGTGGCAGATATTGAATCCGTTGATCCCGCTGGTTATACTCTTGACATTGCCCTAATTCAACGCTCCGGCCAGACTGATATTCAAGTGAAATAA